GCAATATAATATGTGTGATGGGTCCGTACTTATAGGTGATTATTTGCCAAATACTAGCCCTTTGACAAATGTCGATGATCAAGCATGTGATAGCATTTTGCCTGACCCCAAATTTCAAGATCCTGGTGCGGATTGCTTTGAAAATGACACTGTTAGGCAATTGTCTCGAGAAAATAAAGATTCTTCTTCTAATATGCTAAATGCAAATTTTTACAATGAAAAACAAATAGCAAAAAAACCAAACCCAGAATGCAACTTGACTTCTTCACATTTGCCTACCaatgttaaaaataattttataaatgaaaCGATTACCAAAATACAACCAATTACTACTACCGTAAACACAGTTAAAACTTTAGGAATGCCTCTAAAGTTTAGTcggattaaaaagaaaaaatggaaacTAGAATCAAATATAATAACCAATTCCAGCATGGATagtcctagaaaaaaaaaaaaaaaaaacagagagcAGCCCCTCCAACTAAAGACGTTAGACACTGCAACATACGTGACTTCGACGCACTCAGAGCCAGTGCATAAGGAGGAACATACTGTTATGCTTTTTGATAGTCAAGAAACTCAAATATTTGGTGACAAATGTGCCCTAAAAACTAAAGTTCAGACACCAGATGCTTCCTTTTTAATTTCAGTTAAAAAGGAGCTAGCTAGTACACCAAAGAATGCACTTGTTGGAGCTAACTTTAGCTGCGTTACAAATGCAGGGTCCATCCCATCGTTTTCAAACTCTTTTCTTCCCCCGAAAAAAAGAAGTAAGTAAATGTATATTTGCATAAGGCATGTTAAAGATCCAttactggtttttttttttggttttttttttggtttttttttaaattgcataaAAAATTTGTAATGGATTATTGACACAATTATATGGGGGGCATGTTAAAtgataatttatttaaaaacaaatgCACACCATACTCCGTCAATTACATAACGCGGGCGTGCCGGTGCAGTATGTTGCCTTATCTGGGTTTTAGTTCGACCTTTAAGAAATATTTCATCATAtgccaatttttttatatttttaaatgcagacctttgtttggaaaaaaaaaaatttatatgtcAACACAAGGTGTTGAATAGCGGGGAGCACAATCCCCAATTGGCGTTCATTTATTATGACCTCTATATGTATCTTATAGTTGTTAACATTTGCCTTCTTCTGTAAGAATTCTGTTGTAAAAAATTTACAGAATAACATATAatatttttcacacttttttaatttaaaacgaCATGCAACCTTTTGACTTATTCAATTAATACTTCCAATATGAGGATATCCAAGTCGAAAAGTTTTCCGTTTGACACACTATTTTCCAGAAAAATACTTGTTTTAAAAATATTAGTGGTCAGCATGTCAGTTAACGCTCTATATTGGTTAGTGAATATTGCCACTAAAATAGTGTAAGATCTAAGAACTTGTCAATTATATGTGAAATGTACAAATTACCTGTGTAAAGGTACAAGAGTCCCAACTTAAGGATGTCTGAAAAATATAAATTCCTCTTTTGCTGCTTTCAATGACAGTctagaaaatttttttttccatttccgaTGCATATCTTGTGGCCAATTTGAGtactacaattttttaaaatttatgtgtAAACTTTTGGAACTTATCTTGTAgcttgtgttgtgttttttttcccacaataaaCCGAAAGTATATGTTATCTTATATGCGTATTTTTTGAATCAATTGTCTATTAATTTATAAATATGGTGTAGAGTGTCTTTTTATTACGGATGATAAAAAAAGGTCATTTTTAAAGGgcctaatttttgtaaatttttattaTCCTATTTACCGCACATACATAGACTTAGTTTGCAAATACTTAAAATTGCAATACTAGAAATATGTTTCGGTCACAGTCCGACGTACCAGTTGGCCCGCCGCGGTTTGAAATCTTTCAGTGTCACCTTGAAAAGGTATTTGTTCTTGCAGATCACTTGCTATGTCAATATCCAGATTTTTAGCAATGCAGATATTATGCAAAACCGCACATGCAATTATAATTTTGCACACAGTTTCTGGTGCATACAGCAAAGCTCTGCCAGAATGATCCAGGCATCGGAATCGGCTTTTTAATAGTCCGAAAGCACGTTCTATGCGGGACCTGGTCTTGCGATGAGCACGATTAAAGTTTATCTCTTGTTGGGTTATAGGTGAAAGATATGGAGTCATCATCCACTGTGTTAATTTGTACCCGTTGTCACCTGGAAACGCATAAAAGGTTATTAATAGAGGGTGTTAGTAAATTCCAACAAACATTTCTCACAAACATCTTTTTTGGGTTCATTGATACCCCAAATGTATTTTTGGAGAAAGCTTTTGATTTATGTTACCTAAAAGAATGGAATCGCCAAAACGGGACTGTTCCATCAAGGTACATAGACAgctgttttcataaataaatgcatcaTGTGTAGCTCCTGGGTACTTTGCAACAACATCGGTGAACATCATATTTGGACCgcatgtaaactgtacatttatgGATCGGAAAAATTTTCTATTTCGGTATATGTCTTCACAAGCTGCTGGAGGAACTAGTGCAACATGGGTGCAATCAATCAGAGATATAACATTGGGCATTCCAGCAATTTGATAAAAcgcatcttttatttttttaatttcttcttcGTTACTTGGGAATTTTATGTAACTCGCTGCTAGGTTGTTTAATAGACCAACAATTTCATGTAAATTTCTGCTAAAAGTTGGTTGAGAGATTCCAAACCTAGACGCTACGCAGTGTTGAAAGCTAGCACTTGCCAAATAATACAGTACAGTTAATAATTTATATAAGCCTTTTTGAGCATGTGAACGTTTGGTTTTCCGATCACATAAATCTTTTATCTGCTCATATAGATCCTGGATAGTGGTGCGATCTAATCTGAACTGGCGAACAACTTCCTCATCAAGCAATGTATGAAACTCAAATCTTTCTCGGAATATACGTGGACGCCTATGTTGATTTGCCACTAACGGTTGCTGTTCAAGTTCCtcatttgcaaaatgagccagcAATGGGAAAAGATCCATGGCTGTTGATTCCTACAAAGAATTACATAAATatgattatttttaaaaatttatttttctttgatGGTTTATTAGCAATTTACAAGCATACATATTGCTAAATTTTTAACAAGTAGTGATGCACGTGTATATGTCCATACCAAATTAATGAATTGACACATTAGTGATATCAACAAATTACATGTCCAAAACCTATAGACATAACGTTATTCTTACGTTTTTAAGAACTCATGTCACCTTGCCTATGACAAAGCACATGTGGCGCGTGCAACCCTTCCAGACATACGGCCCGTCATGCACAACATGCGGCCAATCCAGGTTGACAACCCTCCTACACAGCATGAAATTATCCACAGCAATTAAGTTAACAATTCTTCTTGTACTCGTTTTTGAGTACAATTAATGATGCCCACTATTATGTATTGTGTTCGTGAGAAcacaagtatgtttttttttttatttttgttggcCATGGGAAGCAttcacactagagatgagcgagtatactcgtccgaacgtgatgctcgttcgagtattaaggtactcgaaacggctcgttgctcggacgagtatttcccctgctcgacaTCGAGcaattaattaaacaaacacagtgaagaacaatgaagaatagaataaaaacagtgaacacagtgaccacaggatcatttaagtgaaaaatacagtgaagaacacagtgaagaattgattacagatgttcggcacatctgcttacttttctgaagatacacgcggaacggggagacatcgcgcaccaggaagacatcgggcgcagcagaaacgcatcgggcgcagcagggaggcatcgggcgcagcagggagacatcgggcgcagcagagacacatcgggcgcagcagggagacatcgcacgcaacagggagacatcgcgcgcagcaggaagacatcgggcaccagggagacattgggcaccagggagacatcgggcagcagggagacatcgggagacttcagtggaagaagaggagcggatcccgggacagcgtatctcctctcccgacaagtaagcagatgtgtcgaacatctgtaatctattcttcactgtgttcttcactgtgtttttcacttaaatgatcctatgttcactgttttttttctattcttcactgttcttcacatctgctaacttgtcgggagataatatacgcgcgcggaacagtgaagaatagattgcagatgtttctatacatctgctaacttatctgaagacattctttttccattaaataacacattttattcccgaaccatggtcccttagaaaaatgctcgagtctcccattgacttcaatggggctcgttattcgagacgagcactcgagcatctggaaaaggtcgtcttgaataacgagcactcgagcattttagtgctcgctcatctctaattcacaCCACTGCTTTCAACGTTACAGTGTCCATGCATACTTCAAAGTGGATCGTtaaatggttgccatgggcaactataaaaattctgcctttcagacagcatgataaatctgcccccacgggtacaggtggacccctacttaaggacacccaacttacatacaacccatagttgaAAGCAGAACACTCTGACCTCTGCTAAAGCTTTATGGATGCTTTACTAAAGTCTAAGTCTGAAATGTGCTGCTGCAATGTGTCTCTAATGAAACTTCATTTTTAAAACGTGGTCACGTTGCTTGAAAATATGTCTAATCTGCATTTTTCAATGGGGAAAATAAATTTTTACTCTGAAaacacaattgtaaaatatacacttTCGACTACCAGACAAATTCTACTTTAAAACAAACCTCCGGCCCCTAGCTTGTACACAACTCTGGGAAAGCCTgtatacagaaatatatatatatatatttatacaggtaTCCTCTATTCTTCCTCTGTACCCTTAGCACACCATTTTTGATCTGAGCAAGGGCAAATTCTAACAGAAACCTGTTCTCCAAACATGTTAACCTGTGTTTGACACTTGCATTGATCCAAAAATTTTTAACTGTTATTAATTTGATGATTTCCTGTAATTATCTAACTCGATTAATACCTGTACTATATAACCATGCATTCATCTATCAGCAGCGCATAAACGCACCtgaaaatactatatatatatatatatttgtatgcatGTGGTTACATGGTGGATATGTCAATGTATGTGTGAAAAATATGCTggggatatgtgtgtatatgctgtatatgtgtgtatgctgtgtatatatgctgtgtttgttgaaaaatgtaaatttttatgtatGCTGACGATCTATGTTGCATATTTTTTACATTGGTTGTGTACATACGGTATATGTGCCtagatgtattacagtgtagaCACTTGTGTAATTTTATTTTAACTTCGTTACAAACATGCTCGTGTTATGAAAGGGGAACACTAAAAGGACTGTTAGGGGGGACAGTCTAACATGAGTATATCGGCTGCAGCCCTTGTAAAGTTTTTTAGCCAGAAGCCAATGGCCCGCCATATGCAGCCTGAAGCTACAGCCATGgtaatgttgtgtttttttaaaaaaaaaaaaaatctccttccgATGACCCCTTGCAAGTCAAGTACTGCTCTTTGTCGCATGCCCAGTTAGTCCCCCTCGCAGTGCAATGGCTTTGGTCTGTTGGCCCGCTGTCAGGAGTGCCACTAGGGACAAACACATGTGAGCATGATGGCCAAGTAATGTCGAGACTAAGGGACCAGGCGGTGACATGTAAATGTTGCTTGAATATTGTTAACCTGCTAgtttcttcaaatttttttttttttggggggggggggggtttccttACAGATGCGCGTTCGAACGTTTTTTTTTCTGCCTTGTTTATGTAGGCTACATTTATTACTCCCAAACCGCATTTTttttgaggagaaaaaaaaatgggtcattgAGATCGCCAGTATGCACATGCGTTAACTGTTTTGTACATGAGCAATGTAGTAATGGTaatggtttgtttttttaaattttaagagGGAATTACTGTAAATTTTTCGGGTAACCAAAAAAGACTATGCACACATAAGCATGGTAACTTCAAAGATCCTCAGATGTATGCAAATTTTATTGGCAAGGACAAATGACTAAAATGTATGCACATGGCCGGTGACACAAATTCATTATTTAAAAGAACGCATTACTGCAATGCAGCCATTTGTCCGAGAAAGCCGGTCTGATGGTCATGACGAGTGCCAAACTCTGAAATGCAAAGTGTAGTGGTAGGAAATGTATATTAAATGTATTATCGGTGGAATTGTAGTTAATTATTTTGGACATGGTGTGTGGCAACAACTATCTATTGTCGAAAAAAAGTTACTTAATAGTTGAGTTGGTGACACGGATATGTTTGTaaacgacacaaaactggttcgGTAAATCCTTACCTGCTAGGTCAATTTACACTATGCCAGGGAAGCCTGTAATATAAACTTTTAATGCTACAGGTAACGTTACTTTGTATAAGTACACTTGACAACCAATCTCCAATTCCAAATTGTAACGCGCACTTGCAGATATACCGGAATCCGCTGGTTTGAACTAGTTGTGAGTGATTGTTGTGACGCACTTTTAAAAATGCTTTATCCTTTATTCTAGAAAGTTCAGAATGCCTAGACACCGACACTAGGAACAGGCCCCCGTTTGCTGCAACCACTACGAGTCCGAGTAAGCATGATTtttgaattttcaaaaaattaaaaagtaataaGAGTAATTGTTATTTATTGGAACGGCCTCCAATGTTTGTTTTTTCAATTTCAAGTCGGCAATTGTATCATTACTGCTATGCACTATTGAATATGGTTATGTTATGTTACAGCCCACTCAATGTTCAGAGTGGCGTGTCAGATCATTTCCGCAACGATTAGGACAAAAGGCAAATGTTTATGGAGCTACTGTTTGCATACAAATTTCGATTAAGTAAGTTTTGAAATGTGCTTTAACAATGAAATAACCTGCGTCAAATCCTATGGTTGTCGTAGTCATTAGCAAGTTTATCAAAGCCgctttgacgttttttttttttgtttatgcaaCAGACTAGTGGAGCCATATATTTCCCTGTCAGCTTTAGAAATATGTGTGCAACACccttatgaatatttttttttttgttttttattttgtttccaaAACTTTTGTCCTCATGTGACTACATACGTCACTGTTACAACAGACCCAAACGAGAATGGTGAATAAATAGTGATAAAAACTGTGATGTGAACATTACTATTACAGTGCATCGTTGGtaatttttcaataaattttaaaaaacagttGCTATTAGGGATTTAATAAACAGTGTTGAGACACATGAGGCACTTTATTTTTTTGAAATCTAGTGGATTTATTGCATAATTTATTTACTGTTCCAGCACAGTATCGCACTTCCAAATGCCCGGAGGAGCCATAATGTATCAGCCTTTGAATTTTGAAAGCGAAGCAGTGATAGCGGCGTCCACAAGTAAGTACCTTATTGATCAATGTTAAAAATGGAAGTGCTGCtctatattttaaattttttttttttttttttacgatagGTGGCTGTGAAAGGGAAGTGCCAAAAGCTGACCTTTGTAAACGCGGTGTACCACTCAGCTCGGATATAGTAGCTGAAATGGTAAAGTATCTGGATGAAAAAAATTATGATGAGAAGCAAGGAAAAAAGTCTTACA
The DNA window shown above is from Engystomops pustulosus chromosome 1, aEngPut4.maternal, whole genome shotgun sequence and carries:
- the LOC140119003 gene encoding uncharacterized protein, which gives rise to MLANQQNLFVAVQNISMHLLNISTSIQSLTNFFMQRPNESPPAPMQSSHTLSHNVLATNIDKHMSNVTVKTLFHDNSSNNGPAVTQYNMCDGSVLIGDYLPNTSPLTNVDDQACDSILPDPKFQDPGADCFENDTVRQLSRENKDSSSNMLNANFYNEKQIAKKPNPECNLTSSHLPTNVKNNFINETITKIQPITTTVNTVKTLGMPLKFSRIKKKKWKLESNIITNSSMDSPRKKKKKNREQPLQLKTLDTATYVTSTHSEPVHKEEHTVMLFDSQETQIFGDKCALKTKVQTPDASFLISVKKELASTPKNALVGANFSCVTNAGSIPSFSNSFLPPKKRSK